In a single window of the Thunnus albacares chromosome 1, fThuAlb1.1, whole genome shotgun sequence genome:
- the LOC122986962 gene encoding uncharacterized protein LOC122986962 yields MASTLMLLLQLLLVSLASASHHFGGTVTFSYKGRNPDGSFKVDVRNRATYDGCRYSHYWRCYSGNCGSDVKSQRGILDRSTNAPQYNNQWCETETVLTKRITNDKPFQMSAASCCWIPTRNSVQYWNLLTYVDLGTRSDTGEPNRSPDIAILPFLRVPQNCPRTYRLMSFDPDGDKVRCRYGNIGGAECSTCDQPSGFHLDQGSCTLHYHYANADPRVYGFELVVEDFPRRPITLAYTDGSRSSRSPLTVRRKRQAFWHSTTTPSPTALWWWWHPTTAAPAATAAPWGWWWLSTTTAPATTTAPWWWRQQSTTTTVTPAPATTAAPWWWWWHSTTAAPAAPAPTTPWWWWWHSTPAAPTAPAPTTPWWWWWHSTPAAPTTPAPTTPWWWWWHSTPAAPTAPAPTTPWWWWWHSTPAAPTAPAPTTPWWWWWHSTPAAPTAPAPTTPWWWWHSTPAAPTTTTPPYTTTTGLPYATTPPLSKLPLQFSLLVDPPAPSCQEGEYLPRFVNPTPQNGERIHAEVNKEVEIRVKAQARYSTIHDIIISGPMNISKHRTTHDEFVIRWTPIPEDLGDHYPICFAVESFTGSAVTASQRTSRHQHHYHPTPSSQSGIYQSEMRCVLVDVKKEEVKTNVICTESTMTVEVEKSSLSGLHEDHLQLSDPTNTACSLQHHSNSTHVIAVIPLNACGTQLEEDEDYLIFKNEITTVDNHRDLITRKHQLEVEFYCQYPKQGNVTLGFTAHRKNVTVWEKGFGTFTYQFEFYQTNQFRTMINPNSYPLEYDVGSRVYMEIEASSSVNDTELFVESCWAAPYDNPNYWPTYPIIENGCNVDETVKIHSTDNRRQFRFCMEAFKFIGMHDQVYISCSVLMCEAGNPNTRCSRGCINSTRSGSHHHHHRKREAVIQSASHFVSQGPLRLRRSAESTENTVTNLNLNLNLVFIAGCLLAAVGMISAVVMYKAKMSKVKYQPLPVFEN; encoded by the exons ATGGCTTCCACACTGATGCTCCTGCTTCAGCTGCTGCTGGTCTCACTGGCGTCTGCGTCTCATCACTTTGGGGGAACGGTGACCTTCAGCTACAAAGGAAGAAACCCTGATGGAAGTTTTAAG GTGGACGTTCGAAACAGGGCAACCTATGATGGCTGTCGGTACTCCCACTACTGGCGCTGTTACTCCGGCAACTGTGGCTCCGATGTCAAAAGTCAGAGAGGCATACTTGACAGGAGTACAAATGCACCACAATATAACAACCAATGGTGTGAAACTGAGACAGTGTTGACAAAACGTATCACAAATGACAAACCTTTCCAAATGAG TGCAGCTAGCTGCTGTTGGATCCCAACACGTAACTCTGTTCAGTATTGGAACCTACTGACTTATGTGGATTTAGGAACAAGATCTGACACCGGGGAGCCAAACAGGTCACCAGACATTGCCATTCTGCCTTTCCTACG AGTTCCTCAGAACTGCCCACGAACATACAGACTGATGTCCTTTGATCCTGATGGTGACAAAGTTCGATGCAGATATGGAAATATTGGAGGTGCAGAGTGCAGCACATGCGACCAACCATCAGGCTTCCACTTAGATCAG GGCTCTTGCACATTACACTACCACTATGCCAATGCCGACCCCAGAGTTTATGGATTTGAATTGGTGGTGGAAGACTTCCCACGACGGCCGATCACACTGGCCTATACAGACGGATCCCGTTCCTCCAGATCTCCACTGactgtgaggagaaagagacaagCCTTTTGGCATTCTACAACCACACCCTCACCCACAGCCCTATGGTGGTGGTGGCATCCTACAACCGCAGCACCAGCCGCAACCGCAGCCCCATGGGGGTGGTGGTGGCTTTCTACAACCACAGCACCAGCCACAACCACAGCCCCATGGTGGTGGCGGCAGCAATCTACAACCACTACTGTAACACCAGCACCAGCCACAACCGCAGCCccatggtggtggtggtggcatTCTACAACCGCAGCACCAGCCGCACCTGCACCCACAACCccatggtggtggtggtggcatTCTACACCAGCAGCACCAACCGCTCCTGCACCCACAACCccatggtggtggtggtggcatTCTACACCCGCAGCACCAACCACACCTGCACCCACAACCccatggtggtggtggtggcatTCTACACCCGCAGCACCAACCGCACCTGCACCCACAACCccatggtggtggtggtggcatTCTACACCCGCAGCACCAACCGCACCTGCACCCACAACCccatggtggtggtggtggcatTCTACACCAGCAGCACCAACCGCTCCTGCACCCACAACCCCATGGTGGTGGTGGCATTCTACACCCGCAGCACCAACCACAACCACCCCACCGTACACTACAACCACAGGACTCCCGTACGCCACCACTCCTCCCCTCAGCAAACTACCTTTGCAGTTCTCTTTGCTTG TGGACCCACCTGCTCCCTCATGTCAGGAGGGAGAGTACCTGCCAAGGTTTGTGAATCCAACACCCCAAAATGGAGAACGCATCCATGCAGAGGTCAACAAAGAGGTGGAGATCAGAGTGAAAGCACAAGCTAGATACTCAAC aATACATGATATCATCATTAGTGGGCCAATGAACATCAGCAAACACAGGACCACACATGACGAGTTTGTCATTAGGTGGACGCCTATTCCAGAAGACTTGGGAGATCATTATCCGATCTGCTTTGCTGTTGAATCATTCACAGG gTCTGCTGTAACCGCCAGTCAAAGAACATCCCGTCACCAACACCATTACCACCCCACCCCATCTTCACA GTCCGGCATCTATCAGTCTGAGATGAGGTGCGTTCTGGTGGACGTTAAGAAGGAGGAAG TTAAAACCAACGTGATCTGCACTGAGTCCACAATGACAGTAGAGGTTGAGAAATCTTCACTCTCTGGACTCCATGAGGATCATCTGCAGCTCAGTGATCCCACCAACACCGCCTGCAGCCTCCAACACCACTCAAACAGCACACACGTCATTGCTGTCATCCCCCTCAACGCCTGCGGCACTCAGCTTGAG GAGGATGAGGACTACCTCATTTTCAAGAATGAAATCACAACGGTTGACAACCACAGAGACCTGATCACCAGGAAACACCAGCTGGAAGTGGAGTTCTACTGCCAGTACCCCAAACAGGGAAATGTGACACTGGGTTTCACTGCACACAGGAAGAATGTCACAGTGTGGGAGAAGGGCTTCGGCACATTCACCTACCAGTTTGAGTTCTACCAAACCAATCAATTCCGAACCATGATCAATCCAAATTCATACCCTCTGGAGTATGACGTAGGGAGCAGGGTCTACATGGAGATTGAGGCCTCCTCTTCAGTCAACGACACTGAGCTGTTTGTGGAGTCCTGCTGGGCTGCACCGTATGATAACCCCAACTACTGGCCAACCTACCCCATCATTGAAAATGG GTGTAACGTGGACGAGACTGTTAAAATCCATTCCACCGACAATCGGAGACAATTCAGGTTCTGCATGGAGGCCTTCAAGTTCATTGGAATGCATGACCAG GTGTACATCAGCTGCTCAGTCCTGATGTGTGAAGCAGGGAACCCCAACACCAGATGCTCACGGGGATGCATCAACTCTACACGGTCAGGCagtcaccaccatcatcatcgcAAGAGAGAGGCCGTCATCCAGAGTGCAAGCCACTTTGTCTCCCAGGGTCCACTGCGCCTAAGGAGATCAGCAGAGAGCACTGAAAACACAG tgaccaacctgaacctgaacctgaacctggtATTCATCGCTGGATGTCTTCTAGCAGCTGTTGGCATGATCAGTGCAGTGGTCATGTACaaagccaaaatgtcaaaggtcAAATACCAACCTTTGCCTGTATTTGAAAACTAG
- the LOC122987007 gene encoding cell wall protein DAN4-like: MASLTLSLLHLLLMVSVASAWSMYPYYRYYGGSVTFTPKGQNSDGTYEVEFRNKQTSFYCYQNGYTCYYGNCGSQTQTTNALIAGNSYGLTWCQYEVVTKRKLSSNQPFAIRYPTSYNSRYGQGYWYSNVRSSQAAWRMMAHVDLGTRSDTGESNRSPITTMLPVLRVPRNCPRSFNMTVFDPDGDRVRCRVPTRSSTYECGLCGLVSGFSLDQNSCSLQYTHSTRVGFHPIELVVEDFPNKYITLSYSNGYYTSKHPLSSGRRKRQLPITTAEPTTTTTAPTTTTNAPTTTTDAPTTTTDAPTTTTDAPTTTTDAPTTTDAPTTTTNAPTTTTDAPTTTTDAPTTTTDAPTTTDAPTTTTDAPTTTTDAPTTTTDAPTTTTDAPTTTTDAPTTTTDAPTTTTDAPTTTTDAPTTTTDAPTTTTDAPTTTTDAPTTTTGVPTTTSRPYQSSIAPLSKLPLQFSVHVDSYQARSCLDGDYFPIFLSPTPSNGVNLPAFVNQTLEIKVVSTAQYSTIYDLIIAGPEGISKQKISTEEFVIKWTPTDNELNDHFPICFVSEARDKVYRHQIYQSELRCVIVDVGHHETTVTCNETTITVEVEKSYLIRRNEDNLHLNDFTDPSCNLTTSSNSTHLVAVMSLNTCGTLIEEDEDNIIFKNEITSADPNQIISRQHDVEIAFSCVYPKRTNVTLGFSHKNPYAFTEKGFGAFTFQFEFFDSQLFRTQKDASTYPVEVYLKQMIFMQIEATTSIPNTELFVESCKATPYDNPNSRIRYTIIENGCVKDNTVQIYPSSKSQFRFGMQAFEFIGAHEEVYITCSVILCETGISGTRCSQGCIRSDSGSHRSKREAVAQTSSHSISQGPLRLVRTSDSQVSGSSMNLGLNIIFIVGCLLVCVVVVYRSRRSKAKYQPLPTSEMD, from the exons ATGGCTTCACTcacactgtcactgctgcatCTGCTGCTTATGGTCTCAGTTGCATCTGCATGGTCCATGTACCCTTACTACAGGTACTATGGAGGCTCAGTGACCTTCACCCCAAAAGGACAGAATTCAGATGGGACTTATGAG GTGGAATTTCGCAACAAACAAACCTCATTCTACTGCTACCAGAATGGCTACACTTGTTACTACGGTAACTGCGGATCCCAGACCCAGACGACTAATGCACTTATTGCTGGGAACTCCTATGGTCTCACCTGGTGCCAATACGAGGTggtgacaaaaagaaaactcagCAGCAACCAACCCTTTGCAATTAG ATACCCCACAAGCTACAATTCTCGCTATGGTCAGGGATACTGGTATTCAAACGTCAGAAGTTCACAGGCTGCTTGGAGAATGATGGCACACGTAGATCTGGGAACCCGATCTGATACTGGTGAATCTAACAGATCTCCCATCACCACCATGCTGCCTGTTCTCAG AGTACCAAGGAACTGCCCACGGTCATTCAATATGACTGTATTTGACCCTGATGGTGACCGTGTCAGATGCAGGGTACCAACAAGATCAAGTACATATGAGTGTGGGCTGTGCGGTCTGGTCAGTGGTTTCTCTTTAGATCAG AATTCCTGCTCCCTTCAGTATACCCACAGTACTAGAGTTGGATTCCATCCAATTGAGCTTGTGGTGGAGGACTTTCCCAACAAATACATAACTCTGTCCTACTCTAATGGTTACTACACATCAAAGCACCCCCTTTCATCGGGAAGGCGTAAACGTCAACTCCCAATCACCACAGCTGAACCAACCACTACCACAACTGCACCAACAACCACCACAAATGCACCAACCACTACCACAGATGCACCAACAACCACCACCGATGCACCAACCACTACCACAGACGCACCAACCACTACCACCGATGCACCAACCACCACAGATGCACCAACCACTACCACCAATGCACCAACCACTACCACCGATGCACCAACCACTACCACAGACGCACCAACCACTACCACTGATGCACCAACCACCACAGATGCACCAACAACCACCACTGATGCACCAACAACCACCACAGATGCACCTACAACCACCACAGATGCACCAACAACCACCACAGATGCACCAACAACCACCACAGATGCACCTACAACCACCACAGATGCACCAACAACCACCACAGACGCACCAACAACCACCACAGATGCACCTACAACCACCACAGATGCACCTACAACCACCACAGATGCACCAACCACTACCACCGATGCACCTACAACCACCACAGGTGTACCAACCACAACCTCAAGGCCTTACCAATCATCGATTGCTCCTCTAAGCAAGCTTCCCCTGCAGTTTTCTGTTCACG TGGACTCTTACCAAGCCCGATCATGCCTTGATGGAGATTACTTTCCCATTTTCCTGTCACCAACTCCATCTAATGGAGTAAATCTTCCTGCCTTTGTCAACCAAACCCTCGAAATCAAAGTGGTATCCACTGCACAGTACAGCAC GATTTATGACCTGATTATCGCTGGACCAGAGGGCATTTCAAAGCAGAAAATCTCCACAGAAGAATTCGTCATAAAATGGACTCCAACTGATAATGAATTAAATGATCACTTCCCTATTTGCTTTGTTTCTGAAGCAAGAGACAA AGTCTACAGACATCAAATCTATCAATCAGAGCTGCGCTGTGTGATTGTTGACGTTGGACACCATG AGACCACTGTGACATGCAATGAAACAACAATAACGGTGGAAGTGGAGAAGTCCTACCTCATCAGACGCAATGAGGACAACTTGCACCTGAATGACTTCACAGATCCTTCCTGCAACCTGACAACAAGTTCCAACAGTACCCACCTGGTCGCTGTCATGTCGCTGAACACCTGTGGAACCCTCATAGAG GAGGATGAAGACAACATCATCTTCAAGAATGAGATCACATCTGCCGACCCAAATCAGATCATCTCCAGGCAACACGACGTCGAGATCGCCTTTTCCTGTGTCTATCCAAAGAGAACCAACGTGACTCTGGGATTCAGTCACAAAAACCCGTACGCCTTCACAGAGAAAGGCTTCGGTGCTTTCACCTTCCAGTTTGAATTCTTCGACAGCCAGCTCTTCAGGACACAAAAGGATGCCAGCACTTACCCGGTGGAGGTGTACCTCAAACAGATGATCTTCATGCAGATTGAGGCGACAACCTCCATCCCCAACACAGAGCTGTTTGTGGAGTCCTGCAAGGCGACTCCCTATGACAACCCAAACTCCCGCATCAGATACACCATCATCGAAAATGG GTGTGTGAAGGACAACACAGTGCAGATTTATCCCAGCTCCAAGTCTCAGTTCAGATTCGGGATGCAGGCTTTTGAATTCATCGGTGCTCATGAGGAG gtgtacatCACTTGCTCAGTCATCCTGTGTGAAACTGGGATTTCTGGAACCAGGTGCTCTCAGGGATGCATCAGATCCGACTCAGGGAGCCATCGCAGCAAAAGAGAAGCTGTGGCTCAAACTTCCAGTCACTCCATTTCCCAGGGACCTTTGCGCCTGGTGAGAACTTCTGACAGCCAAG ttTCTGGCTCGAGCATGAATCTGGGCTTGAACATCATCTTCATCGTTGGCTGCCTCCTGGTCTGTGTAGTGGTGGTCTACAGATCGAGGAGGTCCAAAGCTAAATACCAACCCCTGCCAACTTCTGAGATGGACTAA